The sequence GGGCTTGCGGCAACACTCGCCAGTATGAAGATTTTGGAGAAGGATGACGGGGCGTTCTACAAAAAGATAGACCGTATCCAGAAGCCACTTATGGACGGCCTGAAGGAGATCAGTAAAAAACGGGGCATACCCATGTTCCTACAGGGCACCAGAGGTGCCTTCATAACCAGGTTCATAGACCTTGGCAAAGAGGTGGCCTACAGTGTCAGGGATTTCGCTGCCGTGGATACGCAGAAGGAGAGACGATGGGCGGAACTGATGGCTGAAGAGGGTGTCATTCTAATGTTCGGCGGCAGGTTTTATATCAGTTCGGCACACACTGAAGCGGATGTGCACCGGACATTGGAATGCGCTGATAGAGTTATATGCAAGCTCTAACCAGGGAATTAAGATAAATAGTTAAAGACCAAGAAGCACGATTGTTTGTGTAAGTATAATCTGATAGAATGCCCTTCACCTACCTTGCATTCTTATAATGATTAATCTATTGTTACCTTATGTATCGGATATTCCTTGCGACTGCATAATTTATCGATATATCCAAGGAGGACTCAAACAATGAAAGTAACTGATCTCAAGACATACGTGGTCGGGACTCCGCCTCCACACCACGGGGGACGCAACTGGGTATTTCTAAAAATCACGACAAACGATGGAATTGAAGGCTTCGGCGAGGCTTATGCCGTGCCGTTCGACGCTCGTACGGTAGCGCGGATGATTGAGGATATGGGCGAGCGGTATGTAATCGGCTGGGACCCGTTTAAGACCGAAAAGCTATGGCGAATACTTTATGGCAGCGGCTTCGGCCAGCATCCAGATCTGGCCAAGATGGGTGTAATCAGCGCATTTGAGATGGCATGCTGGGATATCGTTGGCAAGGCAGTGAACCAGCCAATCTATAACCTTCTTGGCGGGCAGTATCACGAGAAACTCAGGTCATATACCTACCTGTACCCGGCAGCTGACGACCCTGTGCAGGGTAATGTCAGTGTGCATTGCGACCCCGAACAAGCGGCAAAAAGGGCGATGGACTATGTTAAGCAGGGCTTCACCGCCGTAAAACTTGACCCCATACTTGACCTTATGTCGCCGTTTGACCCGAGAGACCTTTCCCTGGAAGCGCTTGATAATGCCGAGGCAGTCGTCAGGAGTGTGCGGGAGGCTGTAGGAAACAAGTGTGATATACTCATTGGCACTCACGGGCAGACGACCACCCACAGCGCCATCAGGCTTGCCAGGAGACTTGAGAAGTACGACCCGTTATGGTTTGAGGAGCCAGTCCCACCGGAGAATGTCGATGAGATGGCCAGGGTTGCCCGTTTTACCAGCATCCCAATTGCCACCGGTGAAAGGCTGTCAACGGTGTACGAGTTCAGCGCGTTACTGGAAAAACAGGCAGCGGCAATATTGCAGATGGCCCTGGGACGTGTTGGAGGAATAATGGAGGCCAAGACGATCGCCGGGATGGCAGAAGCACACTACGCCCAGATTGCACCGCACCTGTTTTGTGGTCCTATAGAAGGCGCCGCCAACATTCAGATAGACACGTGCAGCCCCAACTTCCTGATACAGGAAAGCATTGAGACGTGGGGCGGTTTTCACGCGGAGATTTTAAAGGAGCGGCTCCAGTGGGAGGATGGCTATATCATACCCCCCACCAGACCCGGTCTGGGCGTTGAACTGAACGAGGAGGTGGCGGCAAAGCATCCTTATAATCCAGTTGAGCCGGGACTATGGCACTGGGACACCCCTCCCGACCTTGGGGGTGAGCCGCATCAGTCCCGAGGTCGCAAGTGAAGATTGAGCATATAGTGAAGGATGGATTTATAAAACAGCGTTTTAATTCGCTGGTGCAATTACGGAGAGAAGCCGGCTTCCAGATATTGTTTTAAGCTTTGAATCCAACTGATTCTATGTATGGTGGTAAGTGTGACGATTTGAAGCCCGGGTAAAAATCGCTTGTTTTGTTACCGTGTTGAACAAAATGACGGGATGTTACCTTAGTCTCTGATTAGTACGACCTCCCGTTCCAAAGCCGTAACCACATTCCGTATTTACATTCAATCATATGCGTTAAGGAGTTCTGTAGTTACGTCTATCCTTGCGCAAGAACCACCTTCAGGATAATCCCGAGTACTACTTACTAAATTGCTATTCACAATCGAACTAACACTGTTTAATATCTATCTAGTGAATACATATACTCCTGTCATTTAGATTGTTGATGAATAGAAGGATTAAAATCAGATGGTTGATACAAGTAATAAGTTCGAACCAGAAGTTGATGAAGCTGAACAAATCTTTCATGAGTACCGCCAGGGTATTAGCCAGGCTATAGACAAGGTCAGAGCTAAGTTGCTTGATCGTGCCAAACAGGAAGCACGCGACATCGTAGCTAAAGCTGATGGTGAAGCGACCAATATAGTAAGAATAGCTCAACACAAAGTGGATATTATTCTAACACAGGCTAATAGCAGGGCGGAGAAAATAATTAAAGACGCTGAAGAAACGATTAAAAAAGAGGCCAGAAATAGGACACGGAAAGAAGAAGAACGACTTATCATGGAGGCCAAGAGCCAATCGGAGAGGATTATTACCGCAGCAAGGGAGGCCGCTGAGAAAGTATCCGGGAAAATATTAGATGACACGAAAAAAGAAGCTGATATCTCAATCAAGAGGTTAACCGAAGACTCAAAAAGGGAAGCTGACGGTTTGGTTAAAAGTGCCTCTGAAATTAAGAATAGGGCTGAAATCGAGGCTAACTTAATAAAGAAAAAAGCGGAAGAGGAAACCGGGCATATTATACATAATGCTCGTGAGCAAGCTAGAAGGGACGTAGAAAAAGAATTGACCACAATCATTGAAAAGGCACGCCAAGAAGCTGAAGACATCTTGAAAAATGCCAGAGACCAAGCGATCATAGAACGCGACAATTTGGTTGCCGAATTTGTTGAAGAGGCAACCAAATTGGCCGAATTTGAAAAGATCAAGATATTATCTGAAGCGAAATCCAAGGCAGAATATGTTGTTCGTGAAATTAAGAACAGACTTAACGCCGAGATGGAAAAATCGTCCCTTCTGATTACTGGTGCACAGCAAAAATTAACCAGTATAATGACCGAGATATCAGATCAAATTACAGAAGAGCAATTTGATATTGATATTTCTGTGAATGTCGATGTACCAGTTGAAGAAGTGGACGCTGATTTCGCTAAGGAAGTTCAAGAAAAGATGTTCTTTAAGAAGATAGAAGACGAAGAAAGGAGTTATGAAGGTAGATTAGAACTAGACCTATTAGCTCCAATAGATGCTAAGCAAAAGAACGCCCTTGAAGAATTACTAACTCAAGTCCCAGATTTACATTTAATCAGCAATGGCGGTTCCAGCGATGGTAGCAACTGGTTGGAAATAGAGCTGAATAAGCCTATGCCGTTGGTCTCTATCCTCAAGCAAATGCCGCTAGTAAGACAAGTGGCTGCGCATGGAAACAACATTCTCGTAGCGCTGAAACTAGGCTCAAAGGATTCTTAGCCAGCAGCCTTAAAAGCATGACGGGTCGGAAGTGCCGTAAGGCACTACTGATCAGTGCACTTGGATAGCGCCAACTGCTAAGAGGCAACTCTACCGGCAATACTGACTCAAAATAAACCTATTTCCTGCACAATGCGCCAACCACATTCCGCAAGCCCACAAAACCTGAATTCGCTCCTTTTGTATTGGAGTTAAAACGCAAACACAACTGCAACCCAATTTGAAAAATATAATCTAACGTGTTAATATTAATAGTGGAATCTTAAATGGGCTGGTGGGAGGGGCGGAATTATCCTACCAAAGTTCTCCAGTTTTGAGGTTTCTTTAATTACAATCGATTACTTCTTTGTTATACAACTATGCTTAAAAGGAGGTGTGTAAAGAGAATCTTGGGAGAAAAGTGGAATCAACTGCATATCATCGGAAAAGTTATTACTATGACAATAGTTACTCTCCTTGTCAGCGGTTTTATCACTATGCTACTCGGAATCTAGGGCCTGTATTAGCCTTAGGTTCCGATGAAAGCAATATAGGCAAATCGTAACCCTGAGTTTTTCAGGGTTGCTTTTTTTATGGATAGGCTAAATCTTCCCTCTTTTAGGACTATAACTACATTCCGCACGTCCAGATATACTGAAAAGGAGACCCAATGGTCGCCTTCTCTAGTTTTAAATAATTTGTCTCTTGTTAGCACGAATGAGTGCGTCTCACAGTTTGCGAATATGCCTGCTAGTATACATGCTTCAATATTGACATATAGCGGTGAACTGCACTACCATTTCTTCAACGCTGGATAAAGAAAGAGATGCCCTGCTGTGAAGAGAATTTTAGTAACCGGGGCCTGCGGACAGGTTGGTTCCGAGCTTGTGCCAGCGCTGCGGGCCGGATATGGCGCGGACACGGTAATAGCTACGGGGCACAAGACTGAGCCCAGCCAAGAATTACTTAACGGCGGGGAATTTTGCTTTATTGACTGTACGGAAATTGAATGCGTCGCCGATATAGTGAGGAAATACAACGTCGGCACTATCTACAACCTGACCTCTATTCTATCCGCAAAGGCCGAAGCAAACCCACAGCTGGCGTGGAAGGTAAATATCGACAGCCTGCGCAATATCCTGGAAGTAGCGCGCGAGTATAAATGTGCTGTTTTCACGCCAAGTACAATAGGCGTTTTCGGCCTGGATACACCTCTGGATGATACCCCGCAAATCACCATTCAGCGTCCCAGGACGATGTACGGAATCACCAAAGTCGCTGGCGAATTACTCTGTGACTATTACCACCGCAAGTATGGCGTTGATACCCGTGGCGTCCGCTGGCCGGGTCTTATTTCTTATGTGACTCCCCCCGGCGGTGGGACGACAGACTATGCCGTGGAGATATTCTATGAAGCGGTCAAGCACGGGAAATATGCGAACTGCTTTATCAAGCAGGGGACCTATCTGGATATGATGTATATGCCTGACGCGCTTAAATCAGCGTTCCAGATTATGGAGGCTGAGCCTGACAGGCTCAGGCACAGGAATGCCTACAACGTTACTGCCATGAGCTTTGCCCCGGAGGATGTCGCCAGTGAAATTAAAAAGCACATTCCGGGTTTTACCATTGATTACAGGGTCGACCCCGTCCGCCAGGCAATTGCTGAATCTTGGCCCAACAAAATGGACGACAGTGCCGCCCGCACCGACTGGGGATGGACGCCGGAGTACGACTTAACTGCCATGACTGCTGATATGCTCAACAAGTTGTCTGCCCGGCTGAAGAAATAACCAGGTCCGCCTTCGTGCTGATGGTTGTCTGAGTTTATTGCCTTAACTTCAGGACGGTTTGACTATACACGTCAAACCACCATCAATGACCAGCGCAGCCCCGGTTATGTATTTCGCATCGTCGGAAGCAAGGAATACAGATAACGCGGCAACATCCCAGGGTTCCCCCTGTTTTCCCGTTGGGCACATCGTGTCTCTCGTTTTCATCATCTGTTCCACATCGCCACCAAAAGCACCGGTAAGAGCAGCCACAACCATAGGCGTGTTCATCATACCAGGCAATATGGCATTAGCCCGGATTCCTTTTGATGCATACTGAATGGCTACTTCTCTGGTAAAGGCAATGGCGCCCGCCTTTGAGGCGCTATAAGCAATGGTTATATACGGCAAGTTTCTGATGGCATTAATAGAAGAGATATTGATTATGGAGCCGCAGCCCTGTGCTACCATGTGGGGAACGGCATATTTACAGGTGAGGAACATACTCTTCAGGTTAACTGCCATTGTTTTATCCCAGTCTTCCTCGCTCATATCCTCCACGCCGCCTGGTATTTCAATACCTACGTTATTATGCAGAACATCAATCCGGCCATATGTCCTGAGGCATTCATCCATAATGTTCTTGCAGTCCTGCGACCTGGTCACGTCCGCCTTAACTGCAATACATTCTCCCCCTTCCCTATCAATGATATTTTTCGTTTCATCAGCAGCTTCAAGGTTTATGTCTACAAGGACAACTTTGGCACCTTCTCTGGCATATAAGACTGATGTCGCCTTTCCATTACCTACCCCCGGACCTATTGAACCCGCCCCGGTCACAACCGCTACCTTCCCCTTTAGCCTATCACCCATTTTTTCTCCTTCCTTTGTCCGTCATCGTGAGCAATATCGTAATAATCGCCTGGTCACATTCGCAACCATATGTCCTACTACTCTAAGGCACTATACCAGATAATTCTAGTAGCTGTGGTTTTTTTGTCAAGCGTTCAAAATCGCACACGCTGACGTTTTGTTGTTATAAAAATGCTAATATAATAGTGACCTGAACGGAATAAATAATAGACCGATGTTTTTAATTCAGTTTCACGGCAAATCTTTCATTATACTCTTTTTACTATTGACAGTATTAGGTGTCAGTTCTTGCTCAAGTATCCCTGAATATGAGAATGCTCGGTATCCAGCGCATAGTGCAAAACCGCAGTCAGTTCCGGTTTACTCTTATAGAATAGTCAATACTTATCCCCATGATAATGGTGCTTTTACACAGGGATTGGTGTTTGAAAATGACGTTATATATGAAGGAACTGGGCTATATGGGAAATCCTCGTTACGCAAATTAGATTTGGA comes from Chloroflexota bacterium and encodes:
- a CDS encoding mandelate racemase/muconate lactonizing enzyme family protein is translated as MKVTDLKTYVVGTPPPHHGGRNWVFLKITTNDGIEGFGEAYAVPFDARTVARMIEDMGERYVIGWDPFKTEKLWRILYGSGFGQHPDLAKMGVISAFEMACWDIVGKAVNQPIYNLLGGQYHEKLRSYTYLYPAADDPVQGNVSVHCDPEQAAKRAMDYVKQGFTAVKLDPILDLMSPFDPRDLSLEALDNAEAVVRSVREAVGNKCDILIGTHGQTTTHSAIRLARRLEKYDPLWFEEPVPPENVDEMARVARFTSIPIATGERLSTVYEFSALLEKQAAAILQMALGRVGGIMEAKTIAGMAEAHYAQIAPHLFCGPIEGAANIQIDTCSPNFLIQESIETWGGFHAEILKERLQWEDGYIIPPTRPGLGVELNEEVAAKHPYNPVEPGLWHWDTPPDLGGEPHQSRGRK
- a CDS encoding NAD-dependent epimerase/dehydratase family protein produces the protein MKRILVTGACGQVGSELVPALRAGYGADTVIATGHKTEPSQELLNGGEFCFIDCTEIECVADIVRKYNVGTIYNLTSILSAKAEANPQLAWKVNIDSLRNILEVAREYKCAVFTPSTIGVFGLDTPLDDTPQITIQRPRTMYGITKVAGELLCDYYHRKYGVDTRGVRWPGLISYVTPPGGGTTDYAVEIFYEAVKHGKYANCFIKQGTYLDMMYMPDALKSAFQIMEAEPDRLRHRNAYNVTAMSFAPEDVASEIKKHIPGFTIDYRVDPVRQAIAESWPNKMDDSAARTDWGWTPEYDLTAMTADMLNKLSARLKK
- a CDS encoding glucose 1-dehydrogenase, yielding MGDRLKGKVAVVTGAGSIGPGVGNGKATSVLYAREGAKVVLVDINLEAADETKNIIDREGGECIAVKADVTRSQDCKNIMDECLRTYGRIDVLHNNVGIEIPGGVEDMSEEDWDKTMAVNLKSMFLTCKYAVPHMVAQGCGSIINISSINAIRNLPYITIAYSASKAGAIAFTREVAIQYASKGIRANAILPGMMNTPMVVAALTGAFGGDVEQMMKTRDTMCPTGKQGEPWDVAALSVFLASDDAKYITGAALVIDGGLTCIVKPS